The nucleotide window ctttgtgaagtagtccactgcaacgactgcgtaacagactttgcccttccctgccggcattgggccgatcaaatcaagtccccactgggcgaagggccaagggctgatcataggagtaagaggctctggaggggaatgaggaatagttgcatatcgttgacatttgtcacatgagcgggatactttgatggcatcctggtggagtgttggccagtaatatccttggcgaaaagtcttgtgtgctagggaccgagatccagcatgatctccacagactccctcatgtatttcccgaaggacgatttccgcctcggcaggcgtaagacaccttaagtatgggaggctaaaacctcgcttatagagttgatcattgatgatcaggtagcgggtagacttgtatcgaatttgcttagcctggactttatcatttgggagggtgccatgagcaaggaaattatagatcggggtgatccaactatccccctgttgtaagttgcatacttctgcggccatggtgcttggtgttgccaacagttcgacatgaatttttcttccaatcttgtcttccacagctgaggcgaggcgagccagggcgtctgcatgactgtttgccgctcgaggaacttgggtgatctggtagtggaagtgcttgagcaaaagttgtgtttgcgcaagatatgctgccatggagctgtccttagcatcaaagttgttggtaacctggttgaccactaattgggagtcactgaaaatatcaatttgtttaaccccgaggtgtttggccaaacgtaatcctgctagaagagcttcatactcggcctcattgtttgatgccttgaatttgaaacgaagagcatactccattgctactttgtcgggcgtagtcaagactagtcccgctccacagccctgttggttggatgagccatcaacatacagactccatgctgaggtcgttgattctactttctgagcttccgatggtaatgaagctaccgCTTCAGCTGTAGAAGCTACCGCTTCAgctgtagaagcaatgtcaacaggatatgtgaagtcggcgatgaaatctgctactgcttgacctttttcggctggttttggttggtaggagatatcaaactcacccaatgctatcgcccatttgatcattcgcccagacgtgtcaggactctggagtatctgtcgaagagggtgattggtaagcacgatgatggcgtgtgcttggaaataagggcgaagtttccgagcagacatgaccaatgctagagctaatttctcaatgttggagtatcgtgtctccgcatcttgtagggccttgctagcgtagtagacgggccgttcgacaccactgtccattcgaataagaacagaactgactgctgaagccgaaaccgatagatagatgatgagagtgtcaccaacttctggtttggagagcagaggggctttactcatgtactctttgaggttcctgaatgccttggcacattcctccgtccatgtaatgtacttcttatttcccttgagtgctttgaagaaaggagcacatctgtctgtggccttagagatgaatctggttaaggctgccacattgccagtaaggctttggatgtcttttgaagttattggctctttcatgtcgaggattgctttgatcttttcagggttagcttcaatgcctcgttggctaatcatgaagcctaagaatttgccagagcccacgccgaaggcacatttgttggggttcaacctcattcgatacctctttagaatggtgaaagtttcagataggtcggtgatgtgttggtcagcatgtttgcttttgactagcatatcatcaacgtaaacttccatgttcttcccaatttgttcggcgaacattgaattgaccagtctctgataagttgctcctgcattctttaggccgaaaggcatgactttatagcaatatagtcccctgtcagtagtgaaggccgtgtgttcttggtctgaggggttcatgaggatttggttgtatcctgaataagcgtccataaagctcaagagctcacaccctgccgtagagtctataagcctgtcaataagaggaagagggaaactatctttcggacaccctttgtttaggtcggtgtagtcaacacacatcctccacaagaccttttgaagcgaaagactttctttggtcggatttttcctaacaaggaccacatttgctacccatgtcgggtaattgacttcgcggacaaagcctatgcctttgagtttttcaacttctgctttcattgcctcgtatcgttcagcgtcataagatcttcgcttctgtctcaccggcttgatcttggggtcaatactcaaacgatgacagatgacatcgggagagatgcctggcatgtcctcgtatgaccaggcgaagacttcagtgttctctttcaaaaaagatatcaatgctaaccgaaggggtggtgacaatgtggtgccaatcttcaccatgcgatctggataatctcttgagataggtaccttctccaactcttcagcaggttgggcttgctgggtgaaagagtcatctcgaggatcatcgggttgattgttgctatcaggaagatccaagttcgcttcatctaggctggtctttgtgacttggtcatgtacagacagggtttccttgggtccgggcaagtgttgttgcttaactgaagtgttgtaacatgatcgtgcactaagctgatctcctctgatgtagccgttgccatggggggttggaaatttcatcaacagcatatgcgtggataccatagccttgagatcattgatgcctgtgcgcccaaagatgacattgtatgtcgttgggcagtcaaccactaggaagttagtggtaatggtagccgtgtaagggcctgtaccaatagtaaagggtaaatgtatgctccctaagggttgcacgatatcaccggagaagcttatcagaggagaaatcgagcgatcgagcaagtgttcagctacactgagtgccctgaaagcttcggcaaacatgatattgaccgaagcccctgtgtctacgaggattcgtcgaacatcaaagttggctatgtgagcctccacgatcaatgggtcattatgagggtagatgatgcctctttcttcctcagggtagaaacatatcggatcccagttaggcttttgatacttccctcccctgatgtcttccacgtgaaacacttggtgaccaggcctcagaattcgttcactgtttttcatggccctattggaagattcagatatgggtgtgccgccgcttatggaatatatgacattcacctggcgttggttacggttatccctttgagggtgaaggaggaattgatcaatttttccttctcgtgccaaagcttcaatacgatcacggaggatgatacatttcttgctatcatggccgttatgctcatggtagcaacaaaacatgcccgcgttattcgggggcgtgtaatctgggtgcctcagctttggctttggtatcaggtgagctatgctggggtaaatggccgcgcatgtggcattcaagggcgtgtatgtctcataccttggggtagggggtatcttgacgcgggtttgacccactgcattgactgcctgggggcgagcgttattgtggcgatacccttggttatcgggatagtgtcccttactctttttactgaaatgagagtggtgaggatggaaatccttcctcttgccttgaaattgatatgtctgttgattcggcgaagcattatgcaaggcatggggaggtgccactgctgtttggaaagtcgaggtcttctcatttaggtgagtctggcttccacctcccacttgttgataaaggatggttgtagggggtttctcctgatatgtctttgcctcggcggaggcatggttataagcatgcgccatcacctcagagtaagtcttccaagtattggcattgatcatgtatttaaagaaacaatcacgtaggcctgccgtgaaggctttgagggcagtcttgtcgtctgcctcggcacaccgggagtattcatggctgaagcggccagcatacatacgtaatgactcgtctggcttctggcggatagtgtacaggtcatttgcagagtgcaagcgatcggtttggaaaatgtgttgggaaacaaatagttttctcaattcctcaaatgagtctaccgtctcaggtgtaagacgacaataccaatttagagctccgccagagagggtggaggggaagagaagacatcgctcttcgttggtgtgcatccggtatgccatggtggactcaaagaggttaaggtgctcaatcgggtcctcttttccagtataaagttgcaagccaagcttttgctttgtctttgcttgaaggggggtgttgaggatcctccttgtaagagggccaggcctgggttggttccagtcaggtatttcagcctgacgttcagccttcaacttgtttacttcctcaagaagttgtaggacaagggggtcctgagcggagttatgtgccactggagctttctttcgtaaatctccatctcctcttggaattaggaaggtttgatcaagggcatgtgatttttccctggactcgctgtactggcttccagggtatgtctgtcggaacacctctgagtcccctgtacccttatgtctctctaggacttgttgccccttccccaaattggtggccggcttgggccgtggcaggggaccgagtctctcagaaatccttgggtcattaatctttgagcttatatggatggaattctctcgacgttgcttcaggaaatcccgacaatcgcgaaagacggctttcgatccttctgccccttcagcaaagaggtgtctccctccacttctcatggttcgggtcgaagcaactgggttaagagaagcctcatgttgattatcaagtcgaggggtaatctgttccctatcagggatatctatgtcgaatgcatgtgaccctccatgttggagggcacccagttgatggttgacttccacgggggcaacaagctcgcgtgtctgagcttgcctagcttcgtggagtgtctcgaagagcttctcatattgctcctggaggacctcattcctcattgctatcttgttgttctgagcttccaactcatcgactttagcttgaagaagaactcgttttccttccttctttcgttgtttcgcactatgtgcaaggggggtgtcattctgtgtgttgtggcttccttcgcttcccatgttggagagggatgcctggtcaaaagaaagtgtacgaatgatagaaaccagcttgacacagctgaagagagtaggaataagtgtcgtttcccacagacggcgccaaatgttgatgcacaaaatcagcgaggactttggtacaacagaaagtgtcaggttttatgaccttcgcttggttgcttcggtcactagtgaggataagtacgtaaatgaatagagacagagaagcaaacacaggatgtacgtggttcacccagattggctacgtccacggagtagaggagttcttattagtagtgaagggcttacacaagtacaaaggatcaagctctcaatttagtgagttcttgtgaatgatttaacacaaatggcattagccaatattgtggggggatgacccctatttatagaaaaacttgtagctttgtcacattgacatgtgtcatgttatgattggttcttgatgttgacacgtgctgcgctctgattggcttctaatcttgacacgtgtcgagtagtgattggcctcctggtcggaggggaactcttctgggtccttgacagtatagcgttggctggtgctcggtagtttcgggattggtcaagtatggtacaaacaaaatgtATAGAGTATACCATCAGTAACCATCACAATCATAGATATTCATCTATCCCCCACTCCCTAGTTCGAATCTGTATCAAAAAATTCTATGATGATCCACCATTCTATACTCTGAGGTGTTTAACCATTAGATCTTGATCTTTGTATCTTTGACCGAAAATCTAACAGTTACAACGTATACTTGGAAATCTCATTCGTGTCATAAAAATTGGCCTCATCCGTATGATGTAACATTCGTTTATCTCCAAACCTGCATGGCAGTTCATAGTCTAACTTCTTGGTAACGCCCACGTGCATCAAAGAGGTCAACTTCTTGTCTCCAACGATACAGTTCAAATCAGCAGATGCTTTCATAAATTTTcagggaaaattaaaaaattccaagaaaatcTCACATTCTCAGCAATGTCGAGCAATTCCTTGACAGTCCCAACATCGGCAGCCACACATAGATTGCTCTGCTTCTGCACTATCACCTCGAAAAGCCGCTTCCTCGTGGGATTCTTCGACACCTTCGCTCTCTCCTCAAACGACAAACCTTTAACCCTAACTTTCTCTACGTTTGTTGAAACAATCGGCGGCGGGCCACCTTCCGATTCACCTCCACAAACTTCAAAACAATCCCCTCCATATCCTCCGCGACCTTCCCATTCTTCTTCAACACCCTCACCATCTCGCTCAGTCGAAACAGCGAGTGCAATCGAATCACGTTCTCCTCCAAATTCTCCCTACCTCTTTGCTCCTGATCAATGAGAACGACGACGTCTTGGACCTTCAGCCCTGCGGTGCGTAAGGGCACAGCCGTCTCCAAAACCAACGCGCCGCTTGTAACCAAGTCCTCAATTATGAGGCAGACTTGTTCGGGCTTGAAGACGCATTCGATAGCCTTGGCTATTCCGTAGTCCTTGACCTCCTTACAGCGCATGAGCATGGGAAGGTCTTGGCATATGCTGATGCACGTGGCGATGGAGAGGACGGTGTAAGGCACACCGCAGATGAGGTCGTAGCGTGTCGATGATGGGGCAGTGGTGATTAGGGTTTGGGAGATTTGGCTGAGGAGGGAGGGGTATGATACGATAAGGCGGAGGTCTATGTAGATTGGGGAGAAGATACCGGATTTGAGTTTGAAGTTGCCGAACTTGACAGCGGCGATTTCGTGGAGTTTGAGGATGAGGGACTCGGTAGACAGCAAAGACGCCATTCTGATAAGGCGATGGCGGCGGAGGACTACTTTTGCTGTGAGAATATacagctgtaaaataaagttgttaaatgtttggtaaacctttttttgtaaaagtgcttttaataaaaaaaatagtatttgagtgtttggtaaatttttatataaattgctttgaatatgttaaatgactaaaaaaataatatttaatgtgatataataattgtcaaagacAATAATGTAGGTacaaaaatagtaattttgtaaaacatgtgggAGTATACTTTTCATTTGAAAAGTTCATTAAATGAGCATTGATTAcaatattttgaaagaaaaaaaagtattttttttagaagCATGGTAGACACTACCTCTGCTTTTCTACTTTAATTGatagtagtttaaaaaaaaaaatttttgttttacaaaacaCTTTTTaataaactgttttttttttttttttaaagtaccaCAATCCCGAATCAACCCTTAATGTATCAATAAGTTGTGGTAGGCAAATCCCAAGTCCCTGAAGAAGTTGGGCTATAGCCTATAGCTAATTTGGGCTCTCAAGTTGGGCCGTCTGCTGTTGGATGGTATTTGGGAGGTCACCAATGTGCAAAATCTTTTTTGgaatcatttatttattcattattcatttgttcttaattttaattctcaAATCATTTCACCCTTAACACACACAAATTTCACAAATCATTTCATCATTCCCTACTCATAGGCCCTTTCAAGCCATTATTACCATAATTTCTGTGCTTACTTTTTAGATAATCAAAAGGCTTACAAGCCAACTAAAATGTTCACTtcttaaacatattttcaaatttatttatccTTCAAATCTTTATATTGTCCAAAACTGAATGGAAGCCAAACCTGCTAAACCAAATCGAACCAAACAACACCCAATGGGCCACTAGTAGCTTGGTTTGGTTCGATTTCACTTTGCAGGTTTAGTTAAAATCTAATTAAATGAAACCGTATTTCATAGTAgttaacaagaaaaaaaattgatggttCAATAGTAAAAGAGAAAGTGTTAACATGCACGAACTTTTGATCTCATAGAGGCAACTTGTTTAGTTACGTTTCTTTCAACATATTTGGGCTTCAAGTTGGGTTTAACTAGTTTTGGATTGAAACTAGGTTAATGGTTAATTGGAAATTGCGCTTGAAAAAGAAATGcccaacataaataaataaaatattaatttacatATCCGTTCACTTTTTGAACCACTAAAACTAAAACCCAACCAATAATTTTATgttcaatttgatttttttagtttcagtttgattttcatttgatttggtctttttcaatttcaattcaatattcgattcaatttttttttttcgattttcgatTTTTCGAGCCCCCCTCTAATTCTGGCTGTCCACACTAGGGTGAACAGAAagaatctctctcttttctggGATCAACGCACGCTTTCCCTCCCCCCACTTAAAATAATTGCCATTTGTTTTCTTGGTAAAGGGAAAAAACAATCCCAAAAGTAAGCAAGCGACCCCATAACCATATAAAATTAAGAACACCCACACTCCTTCCTCCTCTGAGTCAGTCGGTCTCTCTCCTGCCAAATATTTTTCACAGATTGCACTTTCTCGCACTCTAATCCAACCTTTCTTTAATCCAAAAAACCCCATTTGTTATAGTACATTGCTGTCTCTGatactccatctctctctctctctctctctctctctctctctgtccacCCACATTCATTTGGAAATTCCCTCCTACCCTGCAAGCAAAAGCAGCTTTCACCTTTTCTGTGggtctctctctcttgtttctgGGATTGTGTGCTTTTACTCATTGAGATCTGCTTAAAAATGGGCTACTCACCAGGCACTTTCACCTACTCCAGAGAGCCACCCAatgctcctcctcctcttcctctacACACTTCCTCCTCTTTAGCCATACATCACCATTACTACAATGACCACAGACTCAAAACCCTTGTAAAGAAAATGTTCAGGCAGCTTGGTCTGGCCTGCTTTCTCCCACCTCCTCGCCGGAGGACGACCAACCAGAAGACCCCATTTGATGACGACGGCAACAATGGCGGcaacagcagcaacaacaacaagaagatAAATTTAGAGCACAACAAAGCGTGGCTGCTGGCGGAGTCCGGCGGGTGTGGGGCGGAGTTGGCAAATGCCGATCCCCAATCGGTTCACTCCTCTTTCAGGTTCAGCTTCTGCTCTCAGGTCGAGCTGGAATCCATGAACATGAGCTCCTCAAACGCTGCAACGGTTCTAATGGTGAATTTGGGAGATGGGTTGTCTGAATCCAAAGCTAAAGAGATGCAATGGAGGAGATTTGAGTCGTTGGAGAGGAGCATATCCCCAGTGGCTCACACGCTGATCAGATTTAGCTACGGTGAAATTCTCGCAGCTACTCGTAATTTTTCGAAAGGTAATCAAAtgcgtttgttttgtttgaatcaaaatttgatcttttattgtatgagattgtaatggAATTTGTTGTTCTGGGTAGGTAGAGTTTTAGGGAGAGGAGCTTTGAGCTGTGTGTTTAGAGGCAGAGTTGGGATTTTGAGAACTGCTGTGGCGATCAAGCGATTAGACAAGGAAGATAAAGAGTCTGCTAAGGCATTTTGTAGAGAGCTGATGATTTCTAGCTCTCTTCACCACCCAAATGTAACACCTCTTGCGGGATTTTGCATCGATCCAGAGGAGGGTTTGTTTTTGGTTTATAAGTATGTCTCCGGGGGAAGCTTGGAGTGTCATTTACATGGTGAGTTCTCTTGCTTCGGTCTTTTGAACTCgaatttgatttgaatttggtGAGTTTTTTTAGTGATTTATGACACATACACATTTGCAGAGAAAAAGAGGGGAGTTAAGGGCTCTGCAACACTTCCTTGGTTCGTAAGGCACAAGGTTGCTATTGGAATTGCTGAGGCAATTGCATATCTGCATAATGGAACTGAACGCTGTATTGTTCACAGAGATATCAAACCCTCGAACATTCTCCTTTCGTCCAAGAAAACTGCCAGGGTAAATGGAGAGCAATTTTATGGACTTCATTCTGGTTTGAAATTGAATCTTTTGATTGATTGACTGCGGTTTATCGACATTGCTTGCAGCTATGTGATTTTGGATTAGCCACTTGGACTTCCGCACCTTCCGTCCCTTTCCTTTGCAAAACTGTCAAAGGAACATTTGGGTATGATCTTGAGGAAACTTGACCATAAAGAAACACTTTTTTCCTGTTGCTTGTACCATAaagatatttctttttattcatTGCACAATTTTTAAATGGCGTGTGCAGTTACTTGGCTCCTGAGTATTTCCAGCACGGGAAAATATCCGATAAAACTGACGTGTATGCTTTTGGGGTGGTCTTGCTGGAATTGATAACTGGTAGGAAGCCGATTGAAGAAAGAAGGCCACAAGGAGAAGAAAACTTGGTTCTATGGGTAGGTGTATCTTTCTATCTTCTTTTTGTGCCTTTAGCTCTTTTTTTACTATGTGATGGTGAATTGATGGGCCCTTGATTGCTTCTCATGCTCGACATAGTTTCTTTTCTTGTAATAGCTTATTCTTCTATGACAAAGCGATATTCTATTCTAATCTAATTTATAGGAAGTGGGATTCAAACACAGGTGTAAGGGGAAGACACACTATCCTGGCTAATTGGCCTAACCCACGTCTCCTTAGAAGTTTATTATAAACTTTTTTAAGAACATTCATTCATTCAATCGGGTTGCTTACTCCCTTGGATAGACACTTTGCTTGGCGAGGGTTTTGTCTACCAACCACATCACTTTCTGAGAATCAAATTTCTTGAATCATTCTGTAAACCCTCTGTATGGTGTTTCGTGAAAGCCACCAAAACTTCTTGTTTAAAATATGAACGATGTATGGTTGCTATAAGTTATAACTCACACGTGTCAACTTCCGTTTTTAATCAGGCAAAGCCCCTCTTGTGTAAAGGGAAAGGAGCTATTGAGGAGCTGCTTGATCCACATATAAAATGCACTTCGAGAAATTCAAATCAAATAGCCCGGATGATTGAAGCTGCAGCTGCCTGCATAACGAGTGAAGAATCCCGAAGACCGAGCATTTGTGAGATAATGGCAATACTTAAAGGTGAAGAAGAATGTATCGTTTCCAAGAGGAAGAGGCCTAGTTTTCTGGGGAGTGGACTGGTCATTGATTGTCATTCTCAGTTACAGCAAACGAAAAGCGAGGTGCAGAATCACCTAGCTTTGGCTATGCTAGGAGTTTCCGAGTTTGAAGACGATGATCACCTTTGCGCTTGTTGATACATTGCACCGGAACTATCTGGATTTTTCAGTTCTTAGATTTGTTGTTGCTTGCTTGAACTCTGAACAGAGTGGTATGCTAGAAGTGAGTACGAGAGTTGATATTGTAGGTAG belongs to Malus sylvestris chromosome 17, drMalSylv7.2, whole genome shotgun sequence and includes:
- the LOC126611503 gene encoding probable serine/threonine-protein kinase PBL7; protein product: MGYSPGTFTYSREPPNAPPPLPLHTSSSLAIHHHYYNDHRLKTLVKKMFRQLGLACFLPPPRRRTTNQKTPFDDDGNNGGNSSNNNKKINLEHNKAWLLAESGGCGAELANADPQSVHSSFRFSFCSQVELESMNMSSSNAATVLMVNLGDGLSESKAKEMQWRRFESLERSISPVAHTLIRFSYGEILAATRNFSKGRVLGRGALSCVFRGRVGILRTAVAIKRLDKEDKESAKAFCRELMISSSLHHPNVTPLAGFCIDPEEGLFLVYKYVSGGSLECHLHEKKRGVKGSATLPWFVRHKVAIGIAEAIAYLHNGTERCIVHRDIKPSNILLSSKKTARLCDFGLATWTSAPSVPFLCKTVKGTFGYLAPEYFQHGKISDKTDVYAFGVVLLELITGRKPIEERRPQGEENLVLWAKPLLCKGKGAIEELLDPHIKCTSRNSNQIARMIEAAAACITSEESRRPSICEIMAILKGEEECIVSKRKRPSFLGSGLVIDCHSQLQQTKSEVQNHLALAMLGVSEFEDDDHLCAC